In Rhizobium sp. ARZ01, a genomic segment contains:
- a CDS encoding polysaccharide biosynthesis tyrosine autokinase gives MQSSPDQAIVAPRPELLDVREIFDFLVSKGRFILAIAALTFGVFVGASFAINPSYTAVSRILLDAPKDYILSQDYGSEVRDNTTFIESELAVLTSSSLLQKVVDSEKLTEDVGAEALEWLKGAVEVSRVGLADVIELSVTSHDPQKAASLANAIAQAYVADRIESRYDGAKKASAWLGERAQVLREELSRSEGAVQQFRMEHNLLATQSGSLTGQQLSELNIALINARAELATKRSKFEQAEKVLRTGGDAQTIPDVQSDVVNALRAQQAAVTRKEADLLLRYGEQHPAVMTARAERRDIEHQIAAEIQRLIGNLRNEVEAGEAREAALARALASASNQSTVEDQVGVQLRDLERIAAANKELFQTFLSRAKIAEEKSTLLNSGVRVITRADVPAEPSFPNRPLFAALGVVLGVALGGASALLRELLTSGFVARRQVEEMLAVPVLASMPKMKEWSGTAKVTAQPVAHLERKPLSRYSEAVRRLRLGMVGIPEADRSQNVTLLTSAMPGEGKTTLALSLAYSAVADGERTLVIDADLRISRTTAFFGMAENVGLVDLLTLPIDATEAISLDEASGIHVLPAGAKTLNPPALLASARMRSILDEFREAYDTVIIDAPPVGPAADASILARDVDKVVFVVKWRETSREAVAEGIRHLGGRSKIAGIALTMVDGSKLPKYGRYASLEGNVDLQ, from the coding sequence ATGCAGAGCTCCCCCGATCAAGCGATCGTAGCACCGAGGCCGGAATTGCTCGACGTACGAGAAATTTTCGATTTTCTTGTCAGTAAAGGCAGGTTTATTCTCGCGATTGCTGCTCTGACATTCGGGGTATTTGTGGGGGCCTCCTTCGCGATTAACCCGTCATATACGGCAGTGTCCCGAATTTTGCTTGACGCCCCTAAAGATTATATTTTGTCGCAAGACTATGGTTCTGAAGTGCGCGACAATACGACTTTCATCGAAAGTGAGCTTGCAGTTCTGACGTCCTCGTCGCTGCTACAGAAGGTCGTCGATAGCGAAAAGCTCACAGAAGATGTCGGTGCCGAAGCCTTGGAATGGCTCAAGGGTGCCGTGGAGGTTTCGCGCGTCGGGCTTGCGGATGTCATTGAGCTTTCCGTGACCTCCCATGATCCGCAAAAGGCAGCATCTCTTGCGAACGCAATTGCTCAGGCCTATGTGGCCGACCGCATCGAGTCCCGGTATGACGGCGCAAAGAAGGCCTCCGCGTGGCTTGGCGAACGAGCACAAGTATTGCGCGAGGAACTGAGCCGTTCGGAAGGTGCTGTCCAGCAGTTCCGCATGGAGCACAATCTGTTAGCGACGCAATCAGGTAGCCTAACCGGGCAGCAACTGTCTGAACTGAATATAGCGCTCATCAACGCTCGCGCCGAACTGGCGACGAAGCGCTCCAAGTTCGAGCAGGCAGAGAAAGTGCTTCGGACGGGAGGAGACGCTCAGACGATACCGGACGTGCAATCGGATGTTGTCAACGCACTCCGTGCACAGCAGGCAGCAGTGACGCGCAAGGAAGCCGACCTGCTGTTGCGATACGGCGAACAGCATCCGGCGGTAATGACGGCCCGAGCGGAGCGGCGCGACATCGAGCATCAGATCGCCGCCGAGATACAGCGCCTCATCGGCAATCTCAGAAATGAGGTCGAGGCGGGCGAAGCCCGCGAGGCTGCGCTGGCCCGCGCCCTTGCGTCGGCATCCAACCAATCAACGGTCGAAGATCAGGTTGGCGTGCAGTTGCGCGATCTGGAGAGGATTGCCGCTGCGAACAAGGAGCTTTTCCAGACATTCCTGTCACGCGCCAAGATTGCCGAGGAAAAATCCACTTTGCTCAACAGCGGCGTGCGGGTGATCACGCGGGCAGATGTTCCGGCTGAACCAAGTTTCCCGAATAGGCCGCTCTTTGCGGCATTGGGCGTGGTTCTCGGCGTTGCATTGGGAGGCGCCAGCGCCCTTCTTCGTGAGCTGTTGACATCCGGCTTTGTGGCAAGGCGCCAAGTGGAAGAGATGCTGGCAGTTCCGGTGCTTGCCTCCATGCCGAAAATGAAGGAGTGGTCGGGCACGGCGAAGGTCACGGCGCAGCCGGTGGCGCATCTGGAGCGCAAACCCTTATCCAGATACAGCGAGGCCGTAAGAAGGCTGCGCCTGGGGATGGTCGGGATACCCGAAGCTGATCGTTCGCAAAATGTCACATTGCTCACGTCGGCCATGCCGGGTGAAGGCAAGACGACCCTTGCCTTGAGCCTGGCCTATTCCGCTGTCGCTGACGGTGAGCGCACCCTTGTGATCGATGCCGACCTTAGAATTTCAAGGACCACAGCGTTCTTCGGTATGGCAGAGAATGTTGGATTGGTCGATCTGCTAACTTTGCCGATCGATGCGACAGAGGCAATTAGTCTGGATGAAGCTTCCGGAATCCACGTTCTGCCTGCGGGCGCGAAGACGCTGAACCCTCCTGCTCTACTCGCTTCGGCGCGCATGCGTTCGATCCTGGATGAGTTCCGGGAGGCGTACGATACGGTGATAATTGACGCGCCGCCCGTAGGGCCAGCGGCCGATGCCTCGATCCTTGCGCGAGATGTCGACAAGGTAGTGTTCGTAGTGAAGTGGCGCGAAACATCGCGCGAGGCGGTCGCCGAAGGAATTCGACATCTGGGTGGCCGGTCCAAGATCGCCGGCATCGCCCTGACCATGGTCGACGGGTCAAAGCTACCGAAATATGGCCGTTATGCATCTCTCGAAGGCAATGTTGATCTTCAATAG
- a CDS encoding radical SAM protein, with product MATSETLHRINNLVKSPRLKFAAALGAELLGLRYTIIRLDPVNACNLRCGMCFFSNDRWRAENAKGRLTKEDLERIAAELFPQALQVHFGASMEPTMFKDYPWLVELATRHRVPFIGFTTNGQLLTEQGIRRLADAGLDEITISTHGTEKVTYEALMPGASFEQHHQVLSMLSKVREAGGKPRLRLNFTVNPDNLRQVKDLIRVYGRYNPDTIQIRPVFDFGGTSYRNTDLSRDLAAYREAVTGVIAESKDRRIRILANTKDPTHQQQNISAYIYRTAFLRQVSSTNVWKNDFSWRLESLDEYSHRIHWKRRLFRHVLRPYPEKLPPSQAAATQVY from the coding sequence ATGGCGACTTCAGAAACGCTACACCGCATTAACAATTTGGTGAAAAGCCCTCGCCTGAAATTCGCGGCGGCTCTAGGCGCGGAACTTTTGGGGTTGCGCTATACGATAATTAGGCTCGACCCAGTGAACGCCTGTAACCTGCGCTGCGGAATGTGCTTCTTTTCCAATGATCGCTGGCGTGCCGAGAATGCGAAGGGCCGGCTGACCAAGGAAGACCTCGAGCGCATCGCCGCCGAGCTCTTTCCGCAGGCGTTGCAGGTGCACTTCGGCGCATCCATGGAGCCGACCATGTTCAAGGATTATCCCTGGCTGGTCGAGCTCGCGACGCGTCACCGCGTGCCCTTCATCGGCTTCACGACGAACGGACAACTTCTCACGGAGCAAGGGATCCGCCGCTTGGCGGATGCGGGACTGGACGAGATAACCATCTCGACGCATGGCACCGAAAAGGTCACCTATGAAGCGCTGATGCCGGGAGCCTCATTCGAACAGCACCATCAGGTGCTCAGTATGCTCTCCAAGGTGAGGGAAGCTGGCGGGAAGCCTCGGCTGCGTCTCAACTTCACGGTCAATCCGGACAATCTCCGGCAGGTGAAGGACCTGATTAGGGTCTATGGCAGGTACAATCCGGATACAATCCAGATCCGTCCAGTCTTCGACTTCGGTGGTACGTCGTACCGCAATACGGATCTGTCCCGCGATCTGGCGGCCTACAGAGAGGCGGTTACGGGCGTGATCGCAGAGAGCAAGGACAGACGCATCCGCATCCTGGCCAACACGAAGGACCCGACCCACCAGCAACAGAACATATCGGCCTATATCTACCGGACCGCGTTCCTGCGCCAGGTCTCATCGACAAATGTCTGGAAGAACGACTTTTCCTGGCGCCTGGAATCCCTGGACGAGTACTCACATCGCATACACTGGAAACGCCGTCTCTTCCGGCACGTGCTCCGGCCGTACCCGGAAAAGCTGCCGCCCTCTCAGGCGGCTGCAACACAAGTCTATTGA
- a CDS encoding GGDEF domain-containing protein yields MAAATITAVAVFPLLFAARLRNETLRATQQQLQHALQHDPVTGTLSANAFAASVEHTIDRRRVAAAESPDGIMLVVRVSELDEIGRRYGPQWADTLLQSLVRIVHSSVRYGDLVARLASDELGIYLPGATAENARDIGVRILTRVNETTFAAGHERRISVTVQVGGTRVEDQADFQALREAANRAALAEEEAGPLLFRELFS; encoded by the coding sequence GTGGCAGCAGCGACAATTACGGCAGTTGCTGTGTTCCCGCTTCTATTTGCAGCACGCCTACGCAATGAAACGCTTCGCGCAACCCAACAACAGCTCCAGCACGCGCTCCAGCACGATCCCGTGACCGGTACTTTGAGCGCCAATGCATTCGCAGCCTCGGTCGAGCATACGATAGACCGCAGGCGCGTGGCCGCAGCGGAAAGCCCGGACGGCATCATGCTCGTTGTCAGGGTCAGCGAGCTCGATGAGATCGGTCGCCGCTATGGTCCGCAATGGGCGGATACGCTGCTTCAATCGCTCGTTCGGATCGTACACTCTTCCGTGCGTTATGGTGATCTCGTCGCACGCCTCGCCTCCGACGAACTTGGGATCTATCTGCCGGGTGCAACGGCAGAAAATGCCAGGGACATCGGCGTGCGCATCCTCACGCGAGTAAACGAGACCACCTTCGCAGCCGGCCATGAGCGCCGGATATCGGTGACGGTGCAGGTGGGCGGCACCAGGGTCGAAGACCAAGCCGACTTCCAGGCGCTGCGCGAGGCCGCCAACCGCGCCGCCCTTGCAGAGGAAGAAGCCGGCCCCCTTCTGTTCCGGGAGCTGTTTTCATGA
- the rfbD gene encoding dTDP-4-dehydrorhamnose reductase, which yields MRIAVTGTRGQVALSLLERAGALPHIEVFTLGRPDLDLARPETIWPALASYSPDLVVSAAAYTAVDQAEDEPELAYRINATGAGAVAGAAARLGVPIIHLSTDYVFDGMKQGGYRETDAPAPLNAYGASKLAGEIAVAAATPRHLILRTSWVYSPFGTNFVKTMLRLASTRKEIAVVADQWGNPSSALDIADAVLQAAVAMGEGAASGVYHLAGTGTTSWADFARQIFASSRAHGGAWAEVRDITAAEFAAQAPRPSNTQLFSAKFAATFGWTMPHWQQSLNEAVRRIIQDDAGEHALAPS from the coding sequence ATGAGGATTGCGGTAACCGGCACCAGAGGGCAGGTCGCCCTAAGCCTGTTGGAGCGGGCAGGGGCGCTTCCCCATATCGAAGTGTTCACTCTGGGGCGCCCCGATCTCGACCTGGCTCGGCCCGAGACCATCTGGCCGGCGCTGGCGTCTTACAGCCCCGACCTTGTCGTTTCGGCCGCCGCCTATACCGCCGTCGATCAGGCCGAAGATGAGCCCGAACTGGCCTACAGGATCAACGCGACCGGCGCCGGGGCGGTCGCCGGGGCGGCGGCCCGTCTCGGAGTGCCGATCATCCATCTCTCGACTGACTATGTTTTCGACGGAATGAAGCAGGGCGGCTACCGTGAGACGGACGCACCGGCGCCGTTGAATGCCTACGGCGCTTCCAAGCTTGCGGGTGAAATCGCCGTGGCGGCGGCAACTCCCCGCCATCTCATCCTGCGGACGAGCTGGGTGTACAGCCCGTTCGGGACGAACTTCGTAAAGACCATGTTGCGGCTGGCGAGCACCCGCAAAGAAATCGCGGTTGTTGCCGATCAGTGGGGCAATCCCTCGTCGGCGCTCGACATTGCCGATGCTGTGTTACAGGCAGCCGTTGCGATGGGCGAGGGGGCGGCATCCGGGGTTTACCACCTTGCGGGAACCGGCACGACCTCATGGGCCGATTTTGCGCGACAGATCTTTGCGTCGAGCCGTGCTCACGGGGGTGCTTGGGCGGAAGTTCGCGACATAACAGCTGCCGAATTTGCCGCACAGGCACCGCGTCCGTCAAATACGCAACTGTTCAGCGCCAAGTTCGCCGCGACCTTCGGCTGGACTATGCCGCATTGGCAGCAGTCGCTTAACGAGGCGGTGCGACGGATTATTCAGGACGACGCAGGCGAGCACGCGCTCGCCCCGTCATGA
- the rfbB gene encoding dTDP-glucose 4,6-dehydratase gives MGAEATRILVTGGAGFIGSAVCRHLVAGGAERVVNVDKLTYAGNLDSLRMIEGQANYVHYRADIGDEREMLAIMRREKIDAVMHLAAESHVDRSIEGPDVFIETNVVGTVRLLNAALACWSGLGPEARERFRFHHVSTDEVFGDLPLDGGVFTEETAYAPSSPYAASKAAADHLVQAWGHTYGLPVVLSNCTNNFGPYHFPEKLIPLVIINAIEEKPLPIYGTGTNVRDWLHVEDHARALELVMQHGRLGESYNIGARAERSNLAVVQGICDCLDARRPRGQGRSYRDLITFVSDRPGHDRRYAIDPSKIERELGWKPQLGFDDGLSMTVDWYLANRWWWEPIRRRRYSGTRLGERQLRLA, from the coding sequence ATGGGGGCCGAGGCCACGCGGATTCTTGTCACCGGCGGAGCAGGTTTCATCGGTTCCGCGGTCTGCCGCCATCTGGTAGCGGGCGGCGCGGAGCGCGTCGTCAATGTCGACAAGCTGACCTATGCGGGCAATCTCGACTCCCTGCGGATGATCGAGGGGCAGGCGAACTATGTGCACTACCGCGCAGACATCGGCGACGAGCGGGAGATGCTCGCGATCATGCGCCGCGAGAAGATCGACGCGGTGATGCACCTTGCGGCCGAAAGCCATGTCGACCGCTCGATCGAAGGTCCGGATGTCTTCATCGAGACGAACGTCGTTGGCACCGTTCGCCTACTCAATGCCGCACTTGCCTGTTGGAGCGGGCTTGGCCCCGAGGCGCGCGAACGCTTCCGGTTCCATCACGTTTCGACGGATGAAGTGTTCGGAGACCTCCCCTTGGATGGGGGCGTGTTCACCGAAGAGACGGCTTACGCCCCGTCTTCGCCCTACGCGGCTTCGAAGGCCGCCGCGGATCACCTCGTGCAAGCATGGGGTCACACCTACGGGCTGCCCGTCGTGCTTTCCAACTGCACCAACAACTTTGGCCCGTATCACTTTCCCGAGAAGTTGATTCCGCTCGTGATTATCAATGCCATCGAGGAAAAGCCGCTGCCGATCTACGGCACCGGGACGAATGTCCGCGATTGGCTACATGTGGAGGACCATGCGCGCGCGCTGGAGCTGGTGATGCAGCATGGCAGGCTGGGGGAAAGCTACAATATCGGCGCGCGCGCCGAACGCAGCAATCTCGCTGTTGTCCAGGGCATATGCGATTGCCTCGATGCCCGGCGGCCGCGCGGGCAGGGCAGAAGCTACAGGGATCTCATAACGTTCGTCTCCGACCGGCCGGGTCATGACCGCCGCTATGCCATCGATCCCTCCAAGATCGAGCGAGAGCTTGGATGGAAGCCGCAGTTGGGTTTCGATGACGGCCTGAGCATGACCGTGGACTGGTACCTGGCCAACCGCTGGTGGTGGGAGCCGATCCGGCGCCGCCGCTATTCGGGCACGCGTCTTGGCGAACGTCAGCTACGCTTGGCATGA
- the rfbC gene encoding dTDP-4-dehydrorhamnose 3,5-epimerase, with protein MLEIRSLGLDGVLELTPRRFDDERGFFVETYSAAALAAKGIDITFVQDNHSYSANAGTLRGLHYQLPPRVQAKLVRVVRGCVFDVVVDLRKGSPTFAKWRGIELCAERGNQLLVPMGFAHGFVTLEPDTEVLYKVSDFYAPDHDRAIRFNDPDIGIEWPMDTGGLQLSAKDRNAPFLAAAAVFEGID; from the coding sequence ATGCTTGAGATCCGTTCCCTTGGCCTCGATGGTGTCCTTGAGCTGACGCCCCGCAGGTTCGACGATGAGCGCGGCTTCTTCGTCGAGACCTATAGCGCAGCGGCTCTGGCCGCAAAGGGCATCGATATCACGTTCGTCCAGGACAACCATTCCTACTCCGCTAATGCAGGCACCCTGCGCGGCCTGCACTATCAGTTGCCGCCTCGCGTGCAGGCCAAGCTCGTAAGGGTGGTCCGCGGGTGCGTTTTCGACGTCGTGGTCGACCTGCGGAAGGGGTCGCCGACCTTTGCCAAGTGGCGCGGCATCGAACTGTGCGCCGAAAGAGGCAATCAGCTTCTGGTGCCCATGGGCTTTGCCCATGGGTTCGTCACACTCGAGCCGGATACGGAAGTCCTCTACAAGGTCAGCGACTTCTACGCGCCTGATCACGATCGAGCCATTCGCTTCAATGATCCGGACATCGGTATTGAGTGGCCTATGGATACCGGCGGCTTGCAGCTGTCGGCAAAGGATCGAAATGCACCATTTCTGGCCGCTGCGGCCGTTTTTGAAGGGATTGATTGA
- the rfbA gene encoding glucose-1-phosphate thymidylyltransferase RfbA yields MKGIILAGGSGTRLYPVTISVSKQLLPVHDKPMIYYPLGALMLAGIRDILVITLPRDRPLFEGLLGDGSALGLSISYAEQPQPNGLAEAFVIGREFVGNSPVALILGDNIFYGAGLAEICRDAAAQKAGATIFAYHVDEPSRYGVVNFNAVTGKAQAIEEKPVAPKSNWAVTGLYFYDNDVLDIAAAVRPSGRGELEITDVNRAYLDRGDLHVRRLGRGYAWLDTGTHESLHDAASFVRTIEYRQGVKIMCPEEIAYELGYLSADQVLARAAALGKTDYAVYLQRRIRELADA; encoded by the coding sequence ATGAAAGGCATCATACTGGCCGGCGGCAGCGGGACGCGTCTCTACCCCGTCACCATTTCGGTTTCGAAGCAATTGCTGCCCGTGCACGACAAGCCGATGATCTACTATCCGCTTGGCGCCCTCATGCTGGCGGGCATCCGCGACATCCTGGTGATCACCCTGCCGCGGGACCGGCCGCTTTTCGAGGGACTGCTCGGAGACGGCAGTGCGCTCGGCCTTTCGATCTCCTATGCCGAGCAACCGCAGCCGAACGGGCTGGCGGAAGCTTTCGTTATCGGTCGCGAGTTCGTAGGAAACAGCCCCGTCGCACTGATTCTGGGCGACAATATCTTCTATGGCGCGGGATTGGCCGAGATCTGCCGGGACGCCGCCGCCCAGAAAGCCGGGGCCACGATCTTCGCCTACCACGTGGACGAACCGAGCCGCTACGGCGTGGTGAACTTCAATGCCGTCACCGGCAAAGCCCAGGCGATCGAGGAAAAGCCGGTCGCGCCCAAGTCGAACTGGGCGGTCACGGGCCTCTACTTCTATGACAACGACGTGCTCGACATTGCGGCCGCGGTGCGGCCCTCCGGGCGGGGCGAGTTGGAGATTACCGACGTCAACCGTGCCTATCTCGATCGCGGCGACCTCCACGTGCGCCGCCTTGGTCGTGGCTACGCATGGCTCGATACCGGCACGCATGAAAGCCTGCACGACGCCGCGTCCTTCGTGCGTACGATCGAGTACCGGCAGGGCGTGAAGATCATGTGCCCGGAAGAGATCGCCTACGAACTCGGATACCTGTCGGCGGATCAAGTCCTGGCCCGCGCCGCCGCACTGGGAAAAACCGACTACGCCGTCTACCTTCAGCGGCGCATCAGGGAACTTGCGGATGCTTGA
- a CDS encoding glycoside hydrolase, whose product MHLGKSVSKRNYGTASARLALSCALVVLCSLVQAPVAASEVARIGVNRVNLGWLSRDEQKRVLTEIATSGATHVRLSLSRPVDKSIEALEIADRLGLRILLEIQLGNKDFYPEGTRPRSGFNRVWDVHRLSDLDLGRYRAGLRSALQVIDEKGIRLDAVEPGNEINYSAYNGDLLVYRTPGGRTPRTVAEIADRDAFERGLDTYVEVVRITREELAVTEHSRGAAIVSAGLSDVSVGEADRRGMERLDPGEVISLLRARGIDRQIDAYGIHIYPGQKAAAALRRSVTSPLEFCRSGDAGKPCWVTEWGVANTARSCPIDDREREAAVRVVRDAFSRLMEERRLEAAFYYDWDTQASYSVWRCGALSPAGAVAIDPNFPGAPAQ is encoded by the coding sequence ATGCACTTGGGCAAATCGGTCTCTAAGCGCAATTACGGCACGGCGAGCGCGCGCTTGGCACTGTCCTGCGCGCTCGTGGTGCTATGTAGCCTCGTCCAGGCACCAGTCGCCGCTAGCGAGGTGGCTCGCATCGGAGTCAACCGTGTGAACCTCGGCTGGCTTTCGCGCGACGAACAGAAGCGTGTGCTGACGGAGATTGCAACGAGCGGAGCCACCCACGTTCGGCTCTCGCTGTCGAGACCGGTGGATAAGAGCATCGAAGCCTTAGAAATCGCAGACCGATTGGGCTTGCGGATCCTCCTCGAGATCCAGTTGGGGAACAAGGACTTCTATCCGGAAGGCACCCGGCCTCGAAGCGGCTTCAACCGGGTCTGGGACGTCCACAGGCTTTCGGATCTCGACCTCGGTCGCTACCGCGCAGGGTTGCGCTCCGCACTTCAAGTCATCGATGAGAAGGGTATTCGTCTCGATGCGGTCGAGCCGGGAAACGAGATCAACTACAGCGCCTACAACGGCGATCTCCTCGTTTACCGCACGCCAGGCGGGCGAACGCCGAGAACTGTTGCCGAGATTGCAGACCGGGATGCGTTCGAGCGCGGGCTCGATACCTATGTCGAGGTCGTGAGGATCACGCGCGAGGAACTGGCGGTGACGGAGCATAGCCGCGGAGCGGCCATCGTCTCCGCTGGGCTCTCCGATGTGAGCGTCGGTGAAGCCGATCGGCGCGGCATGGAACGGCTTGATCCAGGTGAAGTCATTTCGCTGCTGCGCGCGCGAGGGATTGATCGGCAGATCGATGCGTACGGCATCCACATCTATCCCGGTCAAAAGGCCGCCGCCGCGCTCCGCCGGAGCGTGACGAGCCCCCTTGAATTCTGCAGGTCAGGGGACGCGGGCAAGCCGTGCTGGGTGACCGAATGGGGAGTCGCCAACACGGCACGCTCCTGCCCGATCGACGATCGCGAGCGGGAAGCGGCAGTTCGTGTCGTGCGCGACGCGTTCAGTCGGTTGATGGAAGAGAGGAGACTTGAAGCCGCCTTCTACTACGACTGGGACACGCAGGCTTCTTACAGCGTCTGGCGCTGCGGCGCCTTGAGCCCGGCCGGTGCGGTGGCCATCGACCCGAATTTTCCAGGAGCGCCGGCACAATGA
- a CDS encoding polysaccharide pyruvyl transferase family protein encodes MRILLTGIPSYLQRTIADVSGTTVIHRPYFDQTRTRKDLISQVRRIANTGNYLIGEGAAESLRGHDVTYLPFWHLANNRDSNELYERVNREFDLCVFASANLLRPGYSADLEAEVFAKLKMPVVVMGIGIQKKEGLKEQLPAGTLKFLDVLRSKESFFLTRGYFTAEFLKEQGMKFVKPTGCPSLYFAPNEMRRSLAGLANPGLAETQKIAFGGYLGSVADTIVDAHALLKPDSVASYVVQDEVVAYNLSVTGDDNDIVYDPASGRITGATEYKHSEKWQRKHELLVYFDTHQWRSAMSSRDLCFGRRFHGCIIGMQAGTPALMIAVDDRMREMLEFIGFPYIEAAMWNREAEKRTYLTNFLAQIDTQAVIDRYSACEVNFRNALGQIGL; translated from the coding sequence ATGCGTATCTTGCTTACGGGTATTCCATCCTATCTGCAGCGGACGATTGCGGACGTCTCCGGTACGACCGTCATTCACCGGCCTTATTTTGACCAGACCAGAACCAGGAAGGATCTGATCTCTCAGGTCAGGCGGATCGCCAACACCGGCAATTACCTGATCGGCGAGGGCGCGGCCGAAAGCCTGCGTGGCCATGACGTCACCTATCTGCCGTTCTGGCATCTCGCCAACAACCGCGACTCGAACGAGCTTTATGAGCGCGTAAACCGCGAGTTCGATCTGTGCGTTTTCGCCTCCGCCAATCTCCTGCGGCCCGGTTACTCGGCTGATTTGGAAGCTGAGGTTTTCGCCAAGCTGAAGATGCCGGTTGTGGTCATGGGCATCGGCATCCAGAAAAAGGAGGGGCTCAAGGAACAGTTGCCTGCCGGGACGCTCAAGTTCCTTGATGTTCTCAGGAGCAAGGAGAGCTTCTTCCTCACTCGCGGCTATTTCACAGCGGAGTTCCTCAAGGAGCAGGGGATGAAGTTCGTAAAGCCGACCGGCTGCCCCTCGCTTTACTTCGCGCCTAACGAGATGCGGCGTTCGCTTGCGGGCCTCGCCAATCCAGGCCTGGCTGAAACCCAGAAGATCGCTTTTGGCGGATACCTCGGGAGTGTCGCCGATACGATCGTCGACGCGCACGCGCTGCTGAAGCCGGATAGCGTCGCATCCTATGTCGTTCAGGACGAGGTGGTCGCCTACAACCTCTCTGTTACCGGCGACGACAACGACATCGTCTATGACCCGGCAAGCGGGCGCATCACCGGGGCGACCGAATACAAGCACTCGGAAAAATGGCAGCGGAAACACGAGCTTCTGGTCTATTTCGACACGCACCAGTGGCGAAGCGCCATGTCCTCGCGCGACCTCTGCTTCGGCCGTCGCTTCCACGGCTGCATCATCGGTATGCAAGCCGGCACCCCGGCCCTCATGATTGCGGTCGATGACCGTATGCGGGAGATGCTGGAGTTCATCGGCTTCCCTTATATCGAGGCGGCGATGTGGAACAGGGAGGCCGAAAAGCGCACATATCTGACGAATTTCCTCGCGCAGATCGATACGCAGGCCGTCATCGACCGGTACTCCGCTTGCGAGGTCAATTTCCGCAATGCACTTGGGCAAATCGGTCTCTAA
- a CDS encoding polysaccharide pyruvyl transferase family protein, whose product MRPRILVTGIPGHYTRLANGAHGLSVSYTERQKQPETKDDFLQEMRNISNTGNYLIGEGALRALAPHAKQVPFWHLYNLSKNGGGLDEFNANFDICVFTCANLLRKGLSADAEAEVLSQLNMPIVMLGIGLQSRKDLENNLPEGTKRLLAILKEREHYFLTRGYETAGFLKDQGFSFVRPTGCPSVYFMPDNMRRSMKKLPHVKIGKARTIFSGYLGGNQDAILDANAIAPQDTVPQYVVQDEFLHFDMKVEPNDEGRVYNSASGLMIGDVAYPGTEREKQRFEVRTFFDTNQWRAWASSMDFNLGRRFHGSIIAMQAAVPSLMVAVDDRMREMLGFTGLPAVDINDIDKAENRAEFVADHLAKLNTTELVDRYSDREHAFRITLREIGIGL is encoded by the coding sequence ATGCGTCCAAGAATTCTTGTGACGGGTATTCCTGGTCACTACACGCGCCTTGCCAACGGCGCCCATGGACTGTCGGTCTCCTATACGGAGCGCCAGAAGCAGCCCGAGACCAAGGACGATTTCCTGCAGGAAATGCGCAACATCAGCAACACCGGCAACTACCTGATCGGTGAGGGCGCCTTGCGCGCGCTTGCGCCGCATGCCAAGCAGGTTCCCTTCTGGCACCTCTACAATTTGAGCAAGAACGGCGGCGGGCTCGATGAGTTCAACGCCAATTTCGACATTTGCGTTTTCACCTGCGCGAACCTTCTGCGCAAAGGACTTTCCGCTGATGCGGAAGCGGAGGTGCTGAGCCAGCTCAACATGCCGATCGTGATGTTGGGCATCGGCCTGCAAAGCAGGAAGGACCTTGAGAACAACCTTCCGGAGGGAACCAAGCGGCTGCTCGCCATCCTGAAGGAGCGCGAGCACTACTTCCTGACGCGTGGCTACGAGACGGCGGGCTTCCTGAAGGATCAGGGGTTCTCGTTCGTGCGCCCGACCGGCTGCCCCTCCGTCTATTTCATGCCGGACAATATGCGCCGGTCCATGAAGAAACTGCCGCACGTGAAGATCGGCAAGGCGAGGACGATCTTTTCCGGCTATCTCGGCGGCAATCAGGATGCGATCCTCGATGCGAACGCGATCGCCCCGCAGGACACCGTCCCGCAATACGTGGTGCAGGACGAATTCCTCCACTTCGACATGAAGGTGGAGCCTAATGACGAGGGCCGTGTCTATAATTCAGCCTCGGGGCTCATGATCGGCGATGTGGCTTATCCCGGCACGGAGCGGGAAAAGCAGCGATTCGAGGTTCGTACCTTTTTCGACACGAACCAGTGGCGCGCCTGGGCCTCCTCGATGGATTTCAACCTCGGGCGCCGGTTCCATGGCTCGATCATCGCCATGCAGGCGGCGGTTCCCAGCCTGATGGTGGCGGTGGACGACCGCATGCGCGAAATGCTCGGCTTCACTGGCCTTCCGGCCGTCGACATCAATGACATCGACAAGGCGGAAAACCGCGCCGAGTTCGTGGCCGATCATCTGGCAAAGCTCAATACGACCGAACTCGTCGACAGGTATTCCGATCGCGAGCACGCCTTCCGCATCACGCTTCGCGAAATCGGCATCGGGCTCTAG